aaatcaatttttgtgtttgtggtaattttggaaaaaaaaacttttgtagtatttttggaaaaaaactaaaatatggtatttttggaaaaaaaaaaaattagtggtatttaaagaaatttttcttttaatttcgtATTTTCTTGACTATGCTCAGTTTACAAAAAGTCCACTCATACTATTGGGACAAATTGTAATAATTATTGTTATCATCATCTATCTAGAGTTCTCAGATATGTCGacatgttatatatgtattaatgatagaaaaatgaaaaatgcaaTCCTAACTGAATTTTCGTAAAGTtacttagatttttttatttataaatccgACTAAAGTCAACAATGGCCTTTGGATTTACGAGTATTAGAATTCTATTATATGTACTAAACAGTAAACTGCCTATAGTCCTCCACCCACCAATCATATTATAATGGTTAGAagaataattaagatttaaaaaGTATCATAagaagtttacatatatataaatttattacacAACTAAGATCGTTTCAATCTCCATTAATTGTGATTAACTTATATTTGTTACCACATTCTGTTCCATTTCTTTCCTTCTCGATTGTCAAATCTAGCTAGAACACTTCATCATGAGCTCTGACAACAGAAATGATGATCACCGGTTCGATTCCGACCGTTCGTTTTGGCTGAGCACGACTTCTTACGATGCCAACAGCAAGATCTTACTCATTACCATCGTTTCCTTCTCTGTTATTATCCTCATCGTTTTCGCTTATCATCTCTACGCAAGATTCGTTCTCCGCTACCACAGATCGGCCTTCCAAGGCCTCTCCTTCTCTGTCGTTTCTCATCCGCCCAAACGTGGCCTCGACACTCTAGAAATCGCTTCTCTCCCAAAGTTCGTGGTTGGAGTCAAGAATGACGTGGCGGGTATGGAATGTTCGGTTTGTCTCAGCTTGTTGGAAGAGAATGATACAGCGAGGATGTTACCGAATTGCAAGCACGTTTTCCACGTAAGTTGCGTTGACACGTGGCTCACGGCGCAGACCACTTGTCCCGTGTGTAGAACTGAAGTCGAGCCAAGTCCAAGGCTTGAGCCTGAACCAAGAGAAGGTCCAGTTGGCGACCGTGCACTACCGTTGGATTTTGGGGCGGCATCTTTGTCGGATAACAAAATTGGCGGGTCACCAATTTCGCGGTTAGATTCATTTCGGAGGATTCTGACAAGGGAAAGATCTTCGAACAGTAATGATCATTCTCGCGTTGACCAAGATCGTGTTTTGGATATAGAACGACAGTGAAATCAGTATAGTATATATACGGCTATATGTGATTCATGTACAATAGTACTCTTTGTTccttacaaattatttttgtgtactcaatcaaatattttgtatgtgTAAATATGACGGCGAACGTTTTGTATATTACTGTAAGACAGATATTTACACATGGTTTTACAAAGCCGCTGTTGAGTAACGTGtgaaaaggggaaaaagataGAGTTGAACTTGTAATATACAATCGTGACAAGTTTTTAAGATAATTTCAACGTGTGTCTACATCGAAAACTCTTCTTCAAGTCAAACTATGTGGTTCCCCACACGTATCCTCACAGGCTCACACGTttaacttttttagtttttcgtATTTTTTTGAGTATGGACATTTTACATTATTTCTGTTCATATTATTCAGATAAactgtattttctttttattgaatttatCGTTTTTCTAACATTTATCGGTTGCAGtcctattttattatattgttaaaatagGACTACCAAAATGTTATGCatgaaataacaaaatgttatacgttaataatttaatttgcaCCACACAAAACGATATAAGACTTAAGAGAAATTATGATAGACATTTCAGTCTATACATACGAGCTAACTACTAATTCACTGTTATCAAATATAGGCAGTTTGGTCTacacaatatataaatataggaACTTCGATATCTTCCAAACTTACACCATCCCTAAATGTTGAAATCCTATCACCTATaatattctatatttctatGGTCTACATGACTACAACTGAACTATGAACCTAAAATATAGAgactctttttgttgtttgtgaacAATTTCAAGTTAATTTGGTCAACAATGGTGAAATTTCTAAACCGTCATGAAAGTCTCGCTATCTGCCAAACTTTTCAAAATATGTAtctacttcattttttttctccaccCACCAACTAAAGTATAAGccatggaaaaataaaattaaaatacatattttaaaagtcCTTTGTTCCTTATATAATACATCAGAAGTTAGTAACCAAGTTTGTTCACTTTTCCTTTCCCATCCACCGAAGAAAGAAGCAAGCTTCACAATGAGCTCCAACGAAAGAGATACTCGCTGGTTCAACTCCGACCACCACTCGTTCTGGCCCAATCCTTCTAACTACGATCTTAACAGCAAGATCATGCTTGCAGCCATAGCTTCTTTATCCGGAGTTATTCTTATTGTCTTTGCTCTTCATCTTTACGCAAGATTCGTTCTCCGCCGCCGTAGAGAAGCTTTCCGTGGACTCCCCGTCATATTCCGCCACCCTTTTGAGATTCCAAAGCGTGGCCTCAATCCCACTGTCATAGCTTCTCTCCCTACCTTCACCGTCGGAGCCGTCAATGGCGTGGCTACATCCGCTACTGAATGCGCAGTGTGTTTAAGCTTGTTAGAGGAGCAAGACACGGCGAGAGAATTGCCCAACTGCAAGCACATCTTCCACGTCGACTGTGTTGACAGGTGGCTCTGGACTTGCTCCACTTGCCCTGTTTGTCGGACTGAAGTTGAGCCAAGGCCGAGACTTGAGCCTGAGCCAAGGGAAGGACCAGTCAGTACTGCACCGCCATTGTTGGAGGAAGCCAGGCTGAATTTGACGGTGGAAGCAGCACCCTCTTCTTCCTCGGGAAACAAAACAGTTGTGTCCCCTGTTTCGCGATTAGATTCGTTTAAGAGGATCTTGACAAGGGAAAGATCTTCTAACAGGATCAATCATACTTGTGTTGACCAAGATCGTGTAGCGGATCTTGAGAGACATTGAGTCGACATAGAGATACATTTTAATGCATATAAATCATACATACATTAGAAAtctttaatttatactataccCTCCTTTCTTTTGTCACTAAatcattctctgtttttattttttggataattttgtGTAATGGAACACTATCTATAAGTCAGTCAAAGATACACCATGATACACAGCTAACGTTAATGCCTTTCTAGTTAAACTCTTCATAATGGTAAGACAGTACAGAGCTACATTTCAGGGATCCGTTAAAGATGCAGAACCATTTTAGTTTACATAAAACTGAGGGTTGAGGAAAGGGttgagagattaaaaaaaagggttacCTTCAATCACCAAGCGGTAGCTAAAGATGATGAATGATCAGTGTCATTGTCATAATGTGGCCTAAAATGACGAAGGGCAACGACCAGCTGGTAAACATCCGCCTTGCTCTGCTGAAATCTGAGGATTCTTGTGCAGCAGTTGTTGCCTGCGTTGAAGTGGCATCAGCGATACTTCCACTGCTCACTCTCTTACTGCACCACGAGATTTCAAAAGCATGAGTGTAACACCAAAATGCTTAACGAAACGAAACTCTTATGGAGAATGAGAATATTTTCAGATGTACAACTTCTTAAATGTTCTGCAGAAACTACAACAAATTGATCGAAGAACAATGCATCCAGAACCAAGAACATAAACAATTTGTCGAGTAAAAATGAagttatctcatctttctaagcCAGAAGAAACTAATGAAAACTAAAGAGCTACTCAAAGACCTCACTCAAAACCCATCAAACTTGTATATTCATAAGAACCTCAGATCAATAGAAATTGCTTAAAACAGACTGACACTGTTACTCAAATTCTAGCCAATCGGCAAAATACAAATGTGCGTTACTTAATTTTACCTTGAAGGAAACTTGCATGCTCCTTgacctgaaaaacaaaaatagcagTAAAAGCATCAAACTTTCAATTTTGCAAAATGTCAAATTCATAATCGAACTTGCATTTTTGCCATTactaaagaaaatgtaaaaactcACTAGGATCCAGTGAAGTAACAGCTGCGTTGTTACTAAAGTTACAAGTTTCATCTGCGAGACCGTTCTTCAAGTAATAGTTATTGAAAACATACGACGCCATCTTCACCATATCCGGTGGATCGTAACAGGCCGTTTGAAGTGCCGAATCCTCAACGTTGTTCTTCGCCACGCACCAGAGTTCCGTCTCTAATACCTCCCCACCGAACTCCGCAGCAGCCGACGCCGCCGTGATGAGGACAGAGAGAACTAGGCAGATCATTTTACGAGAGCTAGAATAGAACGATTTTGTAGTCGGAGATTTCGCGGCGGAACCACAAGTAACGAATACAAATCTAACAGTTTCTCGACGAAGAGAGTGAATCTGAACGAATCAaagagattttggagtttttcgTGATGAATGTAAAGATGCGGGTAAATAAcgtaaaattctttttttattcttagcCGGTTATTGAACTCGGTTAAACTGATTTGGGCCGTATTAGGCTAGTAGAAAAATATTTGGACCTTAACAGAGtagaaaacattgaattttcaaactttggaGTCTTCTTTGTTACTTTTCGTCTTTCTCatatatcaaatcaaaccatttaatttttaaaaataaaatatataacaaaaaatatcattatcacCATTAGTCCAATGCTTTATACCATACTACCATTTGTggaaaagaaactcaaaacccaaatcttggaaaaaaaatcgATAAAAAATTGAAGgataaataaaccaaaccaatcatGTAACACGTAGTGGTCCAGTCAAGGAAACACATCACGTGAACTATCACAGCTTAGCCTGTTCACACACACGcgtttctcttttctcttctttccttttaaactgcataagttttgtttttttattgacCAGTTCAGAATGTACTTAAAAGGTTACATTTCCAGTAGATCCTAAATGATACATGAGTGGATGTGCCATATAACTTCATCATCTAGATTTCATATGACGTCAACATATTTTTTCGTTACTCTCGTATAGTACTTCAATATCGCAGATGACATATATTCCTAAATAGTTAACACATCCGTTGAGACAGAAAAGGGTGCAACAGCCAGCTGCTGATTACTCTCTATCACTTTTACAATTTAGAATATAGTTTAATCATAAGTAGAGTTGATGCGAGAATAATCTTGTTGTATAAGAGTAGACAGTGCTGAAAAGTAAACTATTCcgaaaaaatatcttaattagtAGGAgtacacaaatatatttgtacacgcccaaaacaaaacaataacaaatcaacTAATTCTTTGtacaaacaacaattgatgACTAAAAACCGACAAACcgacataacaaaaaaaaaaaaaataagatacatcAAATTGAATTCATCacaacttaaataaaaaaaatgtgattagaATAAAAAATGTCAAACTTCTGAAATTCTTAACCGAAAGAGATTTTGTAGTCAAGAATTTTTGctacgaagagagagagagatgttgatGATGGTAATGAGGATGATCAATTTATCAGACATTGAGGAGCTGCTCTTTTTCAATAGACGTCATGATGTCGACAGCCGAAGTAGCTCCGGCTCCGGTCGCCGGTGAATGATTTGCATTATCCATCGTCTTGAGGCTTTGTTGATTATACACTTGTCGAagtctctctatttctctcttcaATGCTTCTTGATGTGCtgcaaaacaatataatttttaatgttatatTTGCAAATTCTTTGTATCGCTAGCTAGAGAGAGTAAAATTATTGGGCGTGCTCATATTGTCAGTGATAATTGAATGCTTGGAcgagaaaaaatgaaaaaaaaaaaaacttataaacacacatatatattccATGATTTCCCCGACAAATTTACATGAGAATTTAATCCAAAAGTTATGTATATGCAGAGAAATAAGAATTATTTTTCGTATTGATATTTAGTATATAGATTCGAATATTTAAAATgtggttttataattttaaaaaattaataggttTACTTAAAGAGTGAATAAGAgttgataccaaaaaaatgaaagaaaaaaaaaatagtgaataattagagagagaaagaaaacttACCGTCTTTGAAAACCTTGTCTTGAGATAAAGCAGCGATTCGTTGCTTGAGAGCACTGTTGTCGACGTTAAGAAGCAAACGCTGGTGATCCAAGAACGCAACTCTTGGCGATAACACTGACACTTCCGCCTATAAATTCAACATTTTGcataaaaatgattttaattaggTCATAATGATCATCATAATTATTCGATTGATTAAAAAGCTATGAATGTGTAATGCACCTGCAACGAAGTGACGCAACGTTCAAGCTCTGATATGTATTGCAGTTTCCTAACCCTTGATCTCTGTGCTGATTGCCGATTTGCTAATATTCTGTAGAACCCATTCAGaaatatttatctttcattttcgttaacaattaaaaacaaattttattgttaaaatttagACGCTAATTttcagtaattaaaaaaaaacattggtgCATCTTAATCAAATCTcagttaattaatatttgtacGTGCATGCATGATCGtgaatgaataatttttttttttttgaccttttAACCCTTTTGGGATCAAGAATCCGGTTGCCGGAGCTATCGCCTGAATTGTTAGTCGAAGCCGTACCATCATCTGGCTCCGTCTTGCATTGGCTCTGGACTTCATCGTTATTAATGTtattgctgttgttgttgttgttattattggtCATGTCATGATCATTGGACGGTGGTTCTTTTTTGTCGTCGTTGATGCTATTGGACGGCGTGGACGTGTTTGAGGAAGATCCGGTAGGTCCtaaactgttgttgttgttgatatggGAAGGATTTTTATGATGGGTCGTCGTCGTCGGTGAACATCAACATAAACTGTTCGTCGTCGAATCTGTCGAAGTGGTGGTTTTCGCTGCTGACATGGTCTGATACCGTTGGAGCTTCAAGAAACGTGATGGAGTCGCTGATTGAGCGACGGTGGTTGCCGCGGCGAGACGCTGAGAAGTCGAGGAATTCGTCTACCCATGAAGGGTTTTGTACGGCGGTTGTAGTGGCTGAAGCGGTTGCGATTGGGGTAGAGAAAGGAGAAAGCTTTTGGAAAGAGAAATCAGGCCAATGTGGTGTCATGTTGGGGATTTTGGGAGGTAGTTGTGCCATTTGAAGAGAGAGAATTTTATCTATCTCTAATGGCAAGATCAGAGGAGAGATCGCAAAGTTTACCAAAGAAAGCAAATCTGAATTTACAAGATTTAGGAAGgggaaacagaaacaaaaaaaccttgGTTGATTAATTACAAGATAAACACTAACGTAAACCCAAATTCAGAAAACTAAAAACCTAGATGAAAGACAAAGGAAACTAAAACGAAATTGAGACAAATGGGGAAGTGGAATGAGAGATCAATTAATGTCTCCTAAAccacacaagaaagaaaaaggaaggagCGGAAGAAAGGAGAAAACGGAACAAGAGTAACCAAAATGGCTATGTTTAACAAACGGTAGTTATATAAATAGAGAAGTacataagaaattaaaagagagaattAATAAAGGAGAGGGTGCATGCGATGAGAGATTCATatcttatgtaaaaaaaatgtgatgaaAGAACGAACATAATGAATTCGATGTGATCAAAGTGTTTATTATCTCCCTCTCTGAGTCTGAAGTAGGGTCGTCACATGGAGGGAGAGATTGAGATCGGACAGCTATGAAACAGCTGTCTTTACAAGATAGGCTAAGGTCTCTCAACGGTATTACTGGAAAGTCTCCTccactagttttttttctttcttccttgatttaaaaaagaaaaaaaaaatccatgtaAGAgatttgtagaaggaatcaagcAAGCACGTGTATTTGTGACCCCCTTCTTTTAAACTTTGCTTATAGTAGTAGACAGTAGTAGTAGTCTCTTTCTCATTGcttacaaaatacaaatataattatctgaagattaataaatcaatcaaatgtTAAGTTATGTTTTCGATGAATAATGCAATTCGATGAATAATGCAACAAACTTGGCGAATGGGTATGTTTCATTTTCATATGAATGATTACATTGAGTTTATTATACTAGCATACCAATGTTCTCTATAGAAAATGAGTCGAATAATGATGGATTATATACTAATAACAACGATCGATCTCTTTCTTTCATTTACCGTGTTAAAGGATTCTCTTTGTTACTATGTAATAACTGATAACATGCCAAAAAAATCAATGCTACACTGAAGAGACGAGGATCAGAAACTAGAAAACTAAGAGTAGTGGACGAGCATGGAGAAAGAAGGAGATGGGAGTGAGCGTGATGTttaagtaagaagaaaaaaaagaaaagaaaaagaaagaagaaggacgagAATAATgttgatgtgtgtgtgtgtgatgaaTCCATGTGATTGGTTTT
The Camelina sativa cultivar DH55 chromosome 6, Cs, whole genome shotgun sequence genome window above contains:
- the LOC104793157 gene encoding RING-H2 finger protein ATL40-like, which translates into the protein MSSDNRNDDHRFDSDRSFWLSTTSYDANSKILLITIVSFSVIILIVFAYHLYARFVLRYHRSAFQGLSFSVVSHPPKRGLDTLEIASLPKFVVGVKNDVAGMECSVCLSLLEENDTARMLPNCKHVFHVSCVDTWLTAQTTCPVCRTEVEPSPRLEPEPREGPVGDRALPLDFGAASLSDNKIGGSPISRLDSFRRILTRERSSNSNDHSRVDQDRVLDIERQ
- the LOC104793159 gene encoding E3 ubiquitin-protein ligase ATL41, with the translated sequence MSSNERDTRWFNSDHHSFWPNPSNYDLNSKIMLAAIASLSGVILIVFALHLYARFVLRRRREAFRGLPVIFRHPFEIPKRGLNPTVIASLPTFTVGAVNGVATSATECAVCLSLLEEQDTARELPNCKHIFHVDCVDRWLWTCSTCPVCRTEVEPRPRLEPEPREGPVSTAPPLLEEARLNLTVEAAPSSSSGNKTVVSPVSRLDSFKRILTRERSSNRINHTCVDQDRVADLERH
- the LOC104793158 gene encoding PLASMODESMATA CALLOSE-BINDING PROTEIN 5-like; protein product: MICLVLSVLITAASAAAEFGGEVLETELWCVAKNNVEDSALQTACYDPPDMVKMASYVFNNYYLKNGLADETCNFSNNAAVTSLDPSQGACKFPSSKRVSSGSIADATSTQATTAAQESSDFSRARRMFTSWSLPFVILGHIMTMTLIIHHL